One part of the Granulicella arctica genome encodes these proteins:
- a CDS encoding aspartate carbamoyltransferase catalytic subunit gives MIHHSSLLSIDGLPITEVARILSLTARIAQMPAAERSSILAGRRIALLFYESSTRTRTSFELAAKSLGATTTLVSDKSSSIEKGESLKDTGLTLRALGAECIILRHPASGSPELLARMTGLPVLNAGDGMHQHPSQALLDLRTILTRLHLDPTTVDEQSLKGVTVVITGDIRHSRVARSNAMLLPRLGARVLLCGPEPLLPDHASTLHPSIEIVRNFDAALKQASVAMMLRIQSERLAGLQLDLAEYIARYQLNTERLAAHAPNALVMHPGPMIRGLEIEGAVADSPNSAIEDQVAHGLAIRSALLVRALGATA, from the coding sequence ATGATCCATCACAGCTCACTCCTCTCCATCGACGGCCTTCCCATCACTGAGGTCGCCCGTATCCTCTCCCTCACCGCCCGCATCGCCCAGATGCCAGCAGCCGAGCGCTCCAGCATCCTCGCCGGTCGCCGCATCGCCCTCCTCTTCTACGAGTCCAGCACCCGCACCCGCACCAGCTTCGAGCTCGCCGCCAAATCCCTCGGAGCCACCACCACCCTCGTCAGCGACAAGTCCTCCTCCATCGAAAAGGGCGAGTCCCTCAAGGACACCGGCCTCACCCTCCGCGCCCTCGGTGCCGAGTGCATCATCCTCCGCCACCCCGCCTCCGGCTCCCCTGAGCTCCTCGCCCGAATGACCGGCCTCCCCGTCCTCAACGCCGGTGACGGCATGCACCAGCACCCCTCGCAAGCCCTGCTCGACCTCCGGACGATCCTCACCCGTCTCCATCTCGATCCCACAACAGTGGATGAGCAGTCGCTCAAAGGCGTCACCGTCGTCATCACCGGAGACATCCGCCACTCCCGCGTCGCCCGCTCCAACGCCATGCTCCTCCCCCGCCTCGGAGCTCGCGTCCTCCTCTGCGGCCCCGAGCCACTCCTCCCCGACCACGCCAGCACCCTCCACCCCAGCATCGAAATCGTCCGCAACTTCGACGCCGCCCTCAAACAAGCAAGTGTTGCGATGATGCTCCGCATCCAGAGCGAGCGCCTCGCCGGCCTCCAGCTCGACCTGGCCGAATACATCGCCCGCTACCAGCTCAACACCGAGCGCCTCGCCGCCCACGCCCCCAACGCCCTCGTCATGCACCCCGGCCCCATGATCCGCGGCCTCGAGATCGAAGGCGCAGTCGCCGACAGCCCCAACTCAGCCATCGAGGACCAGGTCGCCCACGGCCTCGCCATCCGCTCCGCCCTCCTCGTCCGCGCTCTCGGAGCCACAGCATGA
- a CDS encoding AAA family ATPase: MIRTVAIHGYRSLRELVLPLGQLSVITGANGSGKSSVYRSLRLLADVAQNAVVSSLAREGGLSSTFWAGPETIARSVRQGTHAVEGLAKRNAASLKLGFGGNDYGYSIDLGYPPPPPPATMFELDPRVKRECIWNGPIYRKSSAMVDRRNNFVWLSTMEDEEPVMLTQHLSDTDSMLGSVADPQRAPEMLAVREAVRGWRFYDHFRTDADSPARTAQIGTFTPVLHHDGSNLAAALQTIMELRADDALPTTIEDAFPGSRLFIEDRNGRFDVQLQQHGLLRPLSAAELSDGTLRYLLLTAALLTTRPPELMVLNEPETSLHPDLLPALARLILEAAAHTQIIVVSHAHKLIEPLTAHALCTRLHLLKDFGETTLEGMTLFNQPKWAWPSR, translated from the coding sequence ATGATCCGCACCGTTGCCATTCACGGCTATCGTTCCTTGCGCGAACTTGTACTTCCGCTCGGACAGCTGAGTGTCATCACAGGTGCGAATGGCAGTGGCAAGTCGAGCGTGTACCGCTCTTTGCGGTTACTGGCCGACGTTGCTCAAAATGCCGTGGTTTCTTCTCTTGCTCGGGAGGGCGGATTATCCTCCACCTTCTGGGCGGGGCCCGAGACGATTGCCCGCAGCGTGCGGCAAGGAACGCATGCGGTGGAGGGACTCGCCAAGCGGAACGCTGCCAGCCTGAAGCTGGGATTCGGCGGCAACGACTATGGGTACAGCATCGATTTGGGCTATCCCCCTCCGCCGCCGCCAGCGACGATGTTCGAGCTTGATCCTCGAGTAAAGCGAGAGTGTATTTGGAACGGTCCGATCTATCGCAAATCCTCCGCGATGGTTGATCGCAGAAACAACTTCGTCTGGCTCTCGACTATGGAAGACGAAGAACCTGTCATGCTGACCCAGCATCTGTCTGATACGGACAGCATGCTGGGCAGTGTCGCCGACCCCCAGAGAGCTCCTGAGATGCTGGCCGTCCGCGAAGCTGTTAGAGGATGGCGGTTCTACGATCATTTCCGCACTGACGCCGATTCGCCCGCGAGGACTGCTCAGATAGGCACGTTCACGCCGGTTCTTCATCACGATGGAAGCAATCTGGCAGCGGCTCTACAAACCATCATGGAGCTGCGTGCAGATGATGCCCTGCCCACAACGATCGAAGATGCGTTTCCAGGCAGCCGACTCTTCATCGAAGATCGCAATGGGCGATTCGACGTTCAACTCCAACAGCATGGCTTATTACGTCCTCTGTCGGCTGCGGAGCTGTCGGATGGAACGCTACGCTACTTACTATTGACCGCTGCGCTGCTAACGACGCGCCCACCGGAGTTGATGGTATTGAATGAACCTGAAACCAGTCTGCATCCCGATCTGCTACCGGCACTGGCTCGGCTCATTCTCGAGGCCGCTGCCCACACACAGATCATCGTGGTATCCCACGCTCACAAATTGATCGAGCCATTGACTGCGCATGCACTCTGCACCCGCCTGCATTTGCTCAAGGATTTTGGCGAAACCACTCTTGAAGGAATGACGCTCTTCAACCAACCCAAGTGGGCATGGCCGAGCAGGTAG
- a CDS encoding TlpA family protein disulfide reductase, which translates to MVFFGMQKLKRMAIALTIASSFGVLTSEVAHAQQNVHAVIVAKADRKPAPHFDLVAADGKTVQVSNYRGKVVLLNFWATKCGGCILEIPSFMELQQTYGKNGFTAVGISADIPYEGLKSPDEAWGLVRPFMASHKLNYPILMGDDKVVDAYGFPSYPATYLIDRSGKIAATYVGVVSKDDVEANIKILLAEH; encoded by the coding sequence ATGGTCTTCTTTGGCATGCAAAAACTGAAACGGATGGCCATCGCACTCACGATCGCGTCCTCGTTTGGAGTCCTGACATCAGAGGTCGCTCATGCTCAGCAGAACGTTCACGCGGTGATCGTTGCGAAAGCAGATCGTAAGCCAGCGCCCCATTTTGATCTGGTTGCTGCAGATGGAAAGACCGTTCAAGTATCGAACTACCGGGGAAAGGTTGTTCTTCTGAACTTCTGGGCGACGAAATGCGGAGGTTGCATCCTTGAGATACCTTCCTTCATGGAGCTCCAACAGACCTACGGAAAGAACGGTTTCACCGCCGTGGGTATCTCGGCTGATATTCCTTATGAAGGGCTAAAGAGTCCCGATGAAGCTTGGGGACTAGTGCGCCCCTTCATGGCCAGCCACAAGCTCAACTATCCCATTCTCATGGGAGATGACAAGGTGGTCGACGCCTACGGATTTCCATCCTATCCCGCCACGTATTTGATTGATAGGTCTGGGAAGATCGCCGCTACCTATGTTGGGGTCGTGAGTAAGGATGATGTTGAAGCAAATATCAAGATTCTTCTGGCCGAGCACTGA
- the miaA gene encoding tRNA (adenosine(37)-N6)-dimethylallyltransferase MiaA, which translates to MAPLVGPISETEIPLIVLVGATASGKTALSLRLAEHFNGEIVSCDSVAVYRGMEIGTAKPSLSERALIPHHMIDVAWPDEPCTAGDYSRLARESLTGIVERGHLPIVAGGTGLYLRALIDGLFPAPPRQDALRDRLRKIADRRGTAYLHGILARLDKNASKYIHINDIPKIIRAIEVSLAARQPLTEQWQKGRDALTGYRILRLGLNPPRPQLYERINTRAAAMFDRGLVEETKQLVERYGYDCRPLTSLGYAEAVSVLRGECTRDEAIARAQQGHRNYAKRQGTWFRREPGMHWLSGCGDEEAIWDEARTLVEQHNVPRGT; encoded by the coding sequence GTGGCACCTTTGGTAGGACCAATTTCAGAAACTGAAATTCCACTCATCGTCCTGGTCGGAGCCACAGCCAGCGGCAAAACTGCCCTCTCCCTCCGCCTCGCCGAGCACTTCAACGGCGAAATCGTCAGTTGCGACTCCGTCGCCGTCTATCGCGGCATGGAGATCGGCACCGCCAAACCCTCCCTCAGCGAACGCGCTCTCATCCCCCATCACATGATCGACGTAGCCTGGCCCGACGAGCCCTGCACCGCAGGCGACTATAGCCGTCTCGCCCGCGAATCGCTCACCGGCATCGTCGAGCGCGGCCACCTTCCCATCGTCGCCGGCGGCACCGGCCTCTACCTCCGCGCCCTCATCGACGGCCTCTTCCCCGCTCCGCCCCGCCAGGATGCGCTACGCGACCGCCTGCGAAAAATAGCCGATCGACGCGGCACAGCTTACCTCCATGGCATCCTCGCCCGGCTCGATAAAAACGCATCTAAGTATATACATATCAATGATATACCGAAGATTATCCGCGCCATCGAAGTCAGCCTCGCAGCCCGCCAGCCTCTCACCGAGCAGTGGCAAAAAGGCCGCGACGCCCTCACCGGCTACCGCATCCTGCGCCTTGGCCTGAACCCACCCCGCCCACAGCTCTACGAGCGCATCAACACCCGCGCCGCCGCCATGTTCGACCGAGGCTTGGTGGAGGAAACAAAACAACTGGTGGAGCGCTACGGCTACGACTGCCGCCCGCTCACCTCGCTAGGCTACGCCGAGGCGGTATCGGTTTTGCGTGGGGAATGTACGCGCGATGAAGCGATAGCCCGCGCCCAGCAAGGACATCGCAACTACGCCAAGCGCCAGGGAACGTGGTTTCGCCGCGAGCCGGGCATGCATTGGCTATCCGGCTGCGGCGACGAAGAGGCAATTTGGGACGAGGCGAGGACTCTGGTTGAGCAACACAATGTTCCACGTGGAACATAA
- a CDS encoding dihydroorotase translates to MTDLLIRNAHIIDPATNLGTQEAAPRDLLIRAGRIAAIEAPGVLPKAGEELDATGLILAPGLIDVHVHLREPGQTYKETIATGTRAAAAGGFTTVVAMPNTIPANDTVDKLHWMLSPERNAVVHLLAMPAATLGSLGEALSDYEALAKAGAVGFTDDGKPVLEDHVMRAALVAAARLGLPISQHAEDTRLTGGCSMNHGPVAFRLGLRGMTIEAESNIVERDIQLLRDIEKSDKLRPHLHVQHVSTGKAIQAIREAKQQGLHVTCEAAPHHFTLTDEALDTREKGGVAFNTNAKMNPPLRSELDRLAVIEALLDGTVDCIATDHAPHAAHEKEVEFERAPNGITGLETALGLALRILHRDHGLSLARILALMSTNPAQIIHLKDRGNLTIGSHADLILFSPTAEWTYSAQASLSKSKNSPFDGTPMLGQIHATLSEGRIVHRT, encoded by the coding sequence ATGACCGATCTCCTCATCCGCAACGCCCACATCATCGATCCCGCCACCAACCTCGGCACCCAAGAAGCCGCCCCCCGCGATCTCCTCATCCGAGCAGGCCGCATCGCCGCCATCGAAGCCCCGGGAGTCCTCCCGAAGGCAGGAGAAGAGCTCGACGCCACTGGCCTCATCCTCGCCCCCGGCCTCATCGACGTCCACGTCCACCTCCGCGAGCCCGGCCAGACCTACAAAGAGACCATCGCCACCGGCACTCGCGCCGCCGCCGCCGGAGGCTTTACCACCGTCGTCGCCATGCCCAACACCATCCCGGCCAACGACACCGTCGACAAGCTCCACTGGATGCTCTCCCCCGAACGCAACGCAGTGGTCCATCTCCTCGCCATGCCCGCCGCCACCCTCGGCAGCCTGGGCGAAGCCCTCTCCGACTACGAAGCCCTCGCCAAAGCGGGAGCTGTAGGCTTCACCGACGACGGCAAGCCCGTCCTCGAAGACCACGTCATGCGCGCCGCCCTCGTCGCCGCTGCCCGTCTCGGCCTCCCCATCTCCCAGCACGCCGAGGACACGCGCCTTACCGGCGGCTGTAGCATGAACCACGGCCCCGTCGCCTTCCGCCTTGGCCTCCGCGGCATGACCATCGAGGCTGAATCCAACATCGTCGAGCGCGACATCCAGCTCCTCCGCGACATCGAAAAGTCGGACAAGCTCCGCCCCCACCTCCACGTCCAACACGTCTCCACCGGCAAAGCTATCCAGGCCATCCGCGAGGCCAAACAGCAGGGCCTCCACGTCACCTGCGAGGCCGCCCCCCACCACTTCACCCTCACCGACGAAGCCCTCGACACCCGCGAGAAGGGAGGAGTCGCCTTCAACACCAACGCCAAGATGAACCCGCCCCTCCGCTCCGAACTCGACCGCCTCGCCGTCATCGAGGCCCTCCTCGACGGCACCGTCGACTGCATCGCCACCGACCACGCCCCCCACGCCGCCCACGAGAAGGAAGTCGAGTTCGAGCGCGCCCCCAATGGCATCACCGGCCTCGAGACCGCCCTCGGCCTCGCCCTCCGCATCCTCCACCGCGACCACGGCCTCTCGCTGGCCCGCATCCTCGCCCTCATGAGCACCAACCCCGCCCAGATCATCCACCTCAAAGATCGAGGCAATCTAACCATCGGCAGCCACGCCGACCTCATCCTCTTCAGCCCCACCGCCGAGTGGACCTACAGCGCCCAGGCCAGCCTCTCGAAGTCCAAAAACTCCCCCTTCGACGGAACCCCCATGCTAGGCCAGATCCACGCCACCCTCAGCGAAGGCCGCATCGTCCACCGCACCTAA
- a CDS encoding zinc ribbon domain-containing protein encodes MRATCHRCGGDLPTGDGLSPFCPHCGAPQLFLSESYLADQLESVSSADTTGALPPPLPRQVDWKVALRCAFLVAAIAAVLSVIGLRVPGISFLSTIWILTASMSTLALYQHRRPRAWMDAGVGARVGLTTGLALIVTVGLALAIAGVVARFGLHSMAGFDADFAQILAQSRQTAAASAAQAAPEVVKLYDLPEFQAGIVLASLTISAIFLLIFSAFGGALGGMLRNRRHARP; translated from the coding sequence ATGCGTGCAACCTGCCACCGATGCGGCGGCGATCTCCCCACTGGTGACGGCCTCTCGCCCTTCTGCCCCCACTGCGGGGCACCGCAGCTCTTCCTCTCCGAGTCCTACCTCGCCGACCAACTCGAATCCGTCTCCAGCGCCGACACCACCGGAGCCCTGCCGCCGCCCCTGCCGCGCCAGGTGGACTGGAAGGTCGCCCTCCGCTGTGCCTTCCTCGTCGCCGCCATCGCCGCCGTCCTCAGCGTCATCGGCCTGCGCGTTCCCGGAATCTCGTTTCTCAGCACCATCTGGATCCTCACCGCCTCCATGAGCACCCTCGCGCTCTACCAGCACCGCCGCCCCCGCGCCTGGATGGACGCCGGTGTCGGTGCCCGTGTCGGCCTCACCACGGGCCTCGCCCTCATCGTGACCGTTGGCCTCGCCCTGGCCATCGCCGGAGTCGTCGCTCGCTTCGGCCTCCACTCCATGGCTGGCTTCGACGCCGACTTCGCCCAGATCCTTGCCCAGTCCAGGCAGACCGCAGCCGCCTCAGCCGCTCAGGCCGCGCCCGAGGTCGTCAAGCTCTACGATCTCCCCGAGTTCCAGGCTGGCATCGTCCTCGCCAGCCTCACCATCAGCGCCATCTTCCTTCTCATCTTCTCAGCCTTCGGCGGTGCCCTCGGTGGCATGCTCCGCAACCGCCGTCACGCCCGCCCTTAA
- a CDS encoding helix-turn-helix transcriptional regulator, giving the protein MADVDVLLKPREAAAALGVSYATVKQWILAGTLKTVRTPGGHHRIPQSALTPMLKSSPTKTTVASRERFRTVSGRNQLVGTVVEVKISGLLAKVVLSIGDQRITSIITSDAVREMQLRKGQTAAALMKSTEVMIARV; this is encoded by the coding sequence ATGGCGGATGTGGATGTTTTGTTGAAACCGCGTGAGGCGGCGGCGGCGCTGGGGGTGAGTTATGCGACGGTGAAGCAGTGGATTCTGGCGGGGACGCTAAAGACGGTGCGGACGCCAGGAGGCCATCACCGGATTCCGCAGAGCGCGTTGACGCCGATGCTGAAGTCTTCTCCGACGAAGACGACGGTGGCGTCACGGGAGCGGTTTCGCACGGTGAGTGGGCGAAACCAGTTGGTGGGAACGGTGGTCGAGGTGAAGATCAGCGGGCTGCTGGCGAAGGTGGTTCTGTCGATCGGGGATCAGCGGATTACGTCGATCATTACGTCGGATGCGGTGCGGGAGATGCAGCTTCGCAAGGGGCAGACGGCGGCGGCGCTGATGAAGTCGACTGAAGTGATGATCGCTCGGGTGTAG
- the pyrR gene encoding bifunctional pyr operon transcriptional regulator/uracil phosphoribosyltransferase PyrR, with translation MSESTATSTPKLRQKGRLMSASEIERTLVRLAHEIVEKNDGGRNLGLVGIKRRGVPLAQRLAALIAKIEKHPIDTGVLDISFYRDDLSTAGPRPTVTAGELGFDIAGRDIVLCDDVLYTGRTIRAALDALFSHGRPRSVQLLVLIDRGHRELPIQATFTGRTIPTSRREIIEVKLNEIDSDEQVLLVELAD, from the coding sequence ATGAGTGAGTCCACCGCTACCAGCACCCCGAAGCTCCGCCAGAAGGGCCGCCTCATGTCGGCCTCCGAGATCGAGCGAACTCTCGTCCGCCTCGCCCACGAGATCGTCGAAAAGAACGACGGTGGCCGCAACCTCGGCCTCGTCGGCATCAAGCGCCGCGGCGTCCCGCTCGCCCAGCGCCTTGCCGCGCTCATCGCCAAGATCGAGAAGCACCCCATCGACACCGGCGTGCTCGATATCAGCTTCTACCGCGACGACCTCTCCACCGCCGGTCCCCGCCCGACGGTTACCGCAGGCGAGCTCGGCTTCGACATCGCCGGCCGCGACATCGTCCTCTGCGACGACGTCCTCTACACCGGCCGTACCATCCGCGCCGCCCTCGACGCCCTCTTCTCTCACGGTCGTCCCCGTAGCGTCCAGCTCCTCGTCCTCATCGACCGCGGCCACCGCGAGCTCCCCATCCAGGCCACCTTCACCGGCCGCACCATCCCCACCTCCCGCCGAGAGATCATCGAGGTCAAACTCAACGAGATCGACAGCGACGAACAAGTCCTCCTCGTTGAACTCGCAGACTAG
- a CDS encoding VOC family protein, protein MSTFGSSPRITPFLWFDQNAEEAVNFYLTVFKNSRRLSELRSPSQTTVSEGKILTIAFELDGQQFTALNGGPSFKFTEAISFFVRCDNQQEIDHYWAKLSDGGNEIQCGWLKDKFGLCWQIVPATISDLIKHPKAMAAMMKMIKLDIAELERAASS, encoded by the coding sequence GTGAGCACTTTTGGAAGCTCCCCCCGCATCACCCCATTCCTCTGGTTCGATCAGAACGCCGAAGAGGCCGTCAACTTCTACCTCACCGTCTTCAAGAACTCCCGCCGCCTCAGCGAGCTGCGTTCCCCCTCGCAAACCACCGTCTCCGAGGGCAAAATCCTCACCATAGCCTTTGAGCTCGACGGCCAACAATTCACAGCTCTCAACGGAGGCCCGAGCTTCAAGTTCACCGAAGCCATCTCCTTCTTTGTGCGCTGCGATAACCAGCAGGAGATCGATCACTACTGGGCGAAGCTCTCCGACGGCGGCAACGAGATACAGTGCGGCTGGCTCAAGGACAAATTCGGCCTCTGCTGGCAGATCGTACCTGCCACCATCTCCGATCTCATCAAGCATCCAAAGGCGATGGCGGCCATGATGAAGATGATCAAACTCGACATCGCCGAGCTCGAACGAGCCGCCAGCTCCTAG
- a CDS encoding PadR family transcriptional regulator, with protein MKEKPDVLQGTLALMVLKTLDVLGTQHGWGIARRIEQISGDLLAVNQGTLYPLLLKLEHEGSIASEWGASENNRRARFYRLTGAGRKQLQAETRDWEQTAAIIARFFKVKAEDLP; from the coding sequence ATGAAGGAAAAACCGGACGTCTTGCAAGGTACGCTCGCGCTGATGGTTCTCAAGACACTCGATGTCCTGGGAACGCAGCACGGCTGGGGAATTGCCCGACGCATTGAGCAGATCAGCGGAGATCTTCTGGCTGTCAACCAGGGCACGCTTTATCCCTTGCTGCTCAAGCTCGAGCATGAAGGCTCAATTGCCTCCGAGTGGGGCGCATCGGAGAACAACCGCCGCGCGCGCTTCTATCGGCTTACCGGGGCCGGCCGCAAGCAGCTCCAGGCGGAGACCCGCGATTGGGAGCAAACCGCGGCGATCATCGCGCGCTTTTTCAAAGTCAAAGCGGAGGATTTACCGTGA
- a CDS encoding glycine C-acetyltransferase yields MTTSIGTRPQLAHLTAQIDDLKQRGTFFKLRVLEDEQAPVCTYDGRRVINLASNNYLGLCNHPKLREAAIAATVKYGVGSGAVRTIAGTMRIHMELEEKIAAFKNVEACVVFQSGFTANAGTVSSILGKEDFILSDELNHASIIDGARLSRAKIKVFRHKDVEHAEELLKEIENEPGRKLIITDGVFSMDGDIGPVDKLAVLAEKYGAIMMVDDAHASGVLGRNGRGSVDHFGVHGKVDVQVGTLSKAIASLGGYVCGSRDLIDYLYHRARPFLFSTSHPPSVAATCIAAFDLLESEPERIERLWANTWYFKEQLTSAGFDVGGVTTPKSETPITPIILGDGRKTMDFSKALFEAGVMATGIAFPTVPEGKARVRTIMTSEHTRAEIDQALETITVVAKRTGVLS; encoded by the coding sequence ATGACTACTTCGATTGGAACCCGCCCGCAGCTTGCCCATTTGACCGCACAGATCGACGACCTGAAGCAACGTGGAACGTTCTTCAAGCTGCGGGTGCTGGAGGATGAACAGGCTCCGGTGTGCACGTATGACGGGAGGCGGGTGATCAATCTCGCTTCGAATAATTACCTGGGGCTTTGCAATCATCCGAAGCTGCGTGAGGCAGCGATTGCAGCAACGGTGAAGTATGGCGTGGGCTCGGGTGCGGTGCGGACGATCGCGGGGACGATGCGTATCCACATGGAGCTGGAAGAGAAGATTGCGGCGTTCAAGAACGTCGAGGCCTGCGTGGTGTTTCAGTCGGGGTTTACGGCGAATGCAGGGACGGTTTCGTCGATTCTGGGCAAAGAGGATTTCATTCTTTCCGATGAGCTGAATCATGCTTCGATCATCGATGGGGCTCGGCTGAGCCGGGCGAAGATCAAGGTGTTTCGGCATAAGGATGTGGAGCATGCGGAGGAGTTGCTGAAGGAGATTGAGAACGAGCCGGGTCGGAAGTTGATTATTACGGACGGCGTGTTCTCGATGGATGGCGATATTGGGCCGGTGGACAAGCTGGCGGTGCTGGCGGAGAAGTATGGCGCGATCATGATGGTGGATGATGCTCATGCGAGTGGTGTGCTGGGGCGGAATGGGCGTGGATCGGTCGATCACTTTGGCGTACATGGCAAGGTGGATGTGCAGGTGGGGACGCTGTCGAAGGCGATTGCGAGCCTGGGTGGGTATGTGTGCGGAAGCCGCGATTTGATTGACTATCTGTACCACCGGGCGCGGCCGTTTTTGTTTTCTACGTCGCATCCGCCGAGTGTGGCGGCTACTTGTATTGCGGCGTTCGATTTGCTGGAGAGCGAGCCGGAGCGGATTGAGCGGCTTTGGGCGAATACGTGGTACTTCAAGGAGCAGCTGACGAGCGCTGGCTTCGATGTGGGTGGGGTGACGACGCCGAAGAGTGAGACGCCGATTACGCCGATCATCCTGGGGGATGGGCGGAAGACGATGGACTTTTCGAAGGCGCTGTTTGAGGCAGGCGTGATGGCTACGGGGATTGCGTTTCCGACGGTGCCGGAGGGTAAGGCGAGGGTGCGGACGATTATGACGAGCGAGCATACGCGGGCGGAGATTGACCAGGCTCTGGAGACGATTACGGTGGTGGCTAAGAGGACGGGTGTTCTTAGCTAG